The genomic window ctgatgcctccccctgtgccagtcactacaccgatgcctCTCCctttgccagtcactacactgttcaagcaggcttaccaggttccctaatttgaccgctaccctcaacccccaccaccacacacacgcacatgcacacacacacaccaagcatttaagcacttagacctgtgcatgcaggcattggctggtgacaggttcaccaaCCCTTACCtacactgccttatttataaagatggccggaccataagaacaatgaatcactttgcccctctgccatttttgtCTCCTGtaagtctgtaagctgatgcatgcgaggaGGGCCCTCACTCCTTATGTATGGATACTCATATGTATATcattgtaatgtctatttttgtctatgtatgtacccccagaattgtaaagtgctgcggaatctgttggcactatataaataaaaattattaaaaattattattattgtgggtttattagtttttttccttttgcaaGACTAGAGGAAGAATGAGCAATAAATCCACAAAATAACGGGACACTGAAAACTGAAAATCAGGATGAATAATCTGCagtgtatgtgctctgtgtggaTAAGCCCTAAAGAAGAGAAGAGATCCCTCCTGAGGCCCCTCCCACTGCCTCCTATAGGCTGAATGCTCCACCAATCAAATTCTGCTACCTGTGATGTTACCGGTCTCTGGTGACGTCTCCTCACAGCTTCTCCTTATCCTGATATCTTTATAGAACCATCACATACACATAATGCAGCATgaaggggctcggtgaaggtggcggtgaaggtgtgtaagtgtctgatggggtcacacagctcatagaaggacagccgcccggcctcataatccagacaGATCCTGACTCTATTACTGGAGATCTGAGGTAACTGGGTCCTCTTACTGTCATGTATCACCGTATACTGAATATTCCACCACCTTCCTTCTAAAATCCAGGACTTGTTATTATCCCCAATAAGtgactgctcccccctcctgtctATACTGGGGTAACACATTCCCACCCTCCACCTCCCTGATCCCCTGatctccacatcccagtaatgtcgccCTGAGGAGAATCCCCCACTGCTCATCACCTGAGGATAATCCTGGAATCTCGCTGCTGTTTCTGGACGATTCTGCTTTGTATGTGTCCGGGTTGCAGTTTTCAGGTCGTCTGATATAAGGAGAATATTATGAGCTGTGCTTACACCCAGTAATATGTCTGCAGGACCCTGCCCATagatccctccctcccccccagcacccccagtccTGACTATTAAACCATGGCCCCCATATTGTCTACCTGACACAGGTGAAGCTTGTGTGTGACTAGGAAGAGATCGAACCCCGGGGGGCTGTGACTTTATTGTCTTTGGCGATGAGATGGTCTGTAGATGGGTCACTATATCAGAGAAACCTGCATGTAACATCCCTGTAATCACATCCACATCTACACCATGTGTGgtatcatgtccccctgtgtcctcatcacctcccctctcctcaggatcacacaagtcacctgtgtctggatcctgtaagacagtcagtggatccgccatgctacacagctcctcaatgtgtctcatcttcctggacagctcgtccttctttatttccagctTCTGGATGACATCAGACAGTGACCGTGACAGCGTCTCCTCCTGCCTGGAGATCTCACTCAGGATCCTCTTCTCCAGGTCGTCCAGccgtctcctgatgtctataaacAGGGCGGTGACTCTCTTGGCTTCTCCAGATGCTTTCTCTTGagcttttctcctgcgctcctccacaCTCCGGACCCTTTCTtcagtcttctctctctttgTCATCAGTTTTCTCAGAACATTTCTCagcttcttcttcctctcctcgGAGGCCTCATCCAGCATCTCCACCCGGTGTCCCCGGTGATCTCCAACCagactgcaggacacacagatacaGACGTCGTCCTCAGTGCAGTAATATTCCAGAACCTTCTTATGGACGgaacatttcctcttctccagggaagtgctgggatcggtcaggacgtgttctggtgacttgctgtgatatctcaggtgtttatcacacagagaagcctcacacAGCAGACAGGATCTCACAGCAGGGACAGGAGAGTCCACACAGTAAGTGCAGCGGATCCCGGTGATCTCCTGATGCGGCTGAGTAGACAAGAGACGTTCTGCTACATTACACAGTGTTATGTTCTTTATCAGTGCCGGCCGCTCCTGAAACTCTGCTCTACATTGaggacaggaataaactccagccccgtcctgtgtGATCAGGACCTGATGAATACAGTCCCagcagaagttgtgtccacatctcaggATTACAGGATCTGTATAAAGGTTCAGACAGATGGAGCAGAGCAGCTCGTCTCTCAGATCAGCAGACGCCATGGCTTCCGAAATCACAAGAATGGAAACTGAAAGTGTATTTTATAAGGCGTGTTCCAGCACATGTGATGTTGTACATCCCGAGAGCtgtctattaaccctttaatcACCTGATGTTTTTGGTTACAGGGAACAGATGTCTTTCGTTACAGGGAAGGATGCGATTagagtgtaatggtgcgtttacacaaaacaataattggcccgatcgaacGATTAACGTTGTCGGAGCACCGTTTTTTTTGTCATAACAATcatcgtttagacggtacgatatatcatacggaaaaatcgttttgcgatcgcgtgcccgcagcccggcccgcccgcagaccacccccccgcccgcagcccggccctccgctcgcccacagcccggccccacAATCaaccgctcttcagtgcactgattggctgaagagggtagtcgggaatttcaaacgcccccccttcagccaatcagtgctcctcttcagcaatgcaaggcagcactgattggctgaagaggagctgtttgaaattcccggctcccctcttcagccaatcagtgcactgaagagcggagtcggggatgtcggaagacctgctatGGGTGCAGGTGACGTATACTCGCGGGTcaggggggtgatcggagcggcggcggggggggggggtggcgatcggagcggcgggggggcgatcggagcggcggtggtggtgatcacagcggcgggggtggcgatcgagtctgcgtagggggctgaggatgagcggggggccgggcggggctGCGAGCgtcgactgtttacacggaacgatcggtgaatttttggcgaacgacgatttgatgacatgttgaaagatcaaaatgaacgatttctcgtttgtcgtttgatcgttcgctgcgtttacacgcgtTAGCTGCTGTGTCCGGTGTCTATTATATGTGGAGCCTGAATAAAGACAAGAAGTTGGATTTTTCCTCAAGTTTGCTGGCTTTTCTGCTAGGTGTAAGCACttctaatgtatatacagtatgtattactATACGCAGCTGAAGGAAGTAATGGgttatgttttatatgttatgtgttttatgctgacctATCTTAGGTGCTTCTTCTGTCTGTCCTATCCTCTCTAGCCTCTCTctgcacacactcagccccatcaCTCACAGGAGGGTACACAAACACCCCttaggaggagttacactggtgaAGTTAATTCTTGTCAGGTTtctagtgagagaggacacaaaacaagactgtccctgctgtagttaagcctgGGAATGGCTTTTGTCAGCACCCCTGACAGGGATTGGAGTTAGTCGTTGGAGGTCCGTAAGGACAGATGCAGGAGAGACTAGCTCTGAGAGACTCTTTCTTAAAACAAGCAAACGCTTTCACTCTGCGGTGCTAAACAACAAGTaagggagagcagccaccaaggatcaccctgacccacgccaggaacttatctacaaagtgcagggcagactCCTGAAGCAgtaggagctgatcccagtaggacaaaactACAAGTAtataaaggtctatgtatcctactgcgcagtgcaggtaactgggaaatttCAGACATCTTTCTACACCCAGATAActaaggactggggcttgtgctacctaCCTAGACCGGTTTCTACGAAGCTAGGGGGCAAGTGTACAGGTGtttgtgtaggtgcaggtgcgcaAAGAGGAAGACAGAGTCCAATGCATTtagtaaaaatagaacagtttactggagGTAACCGTAGTGCAATACAAATATACGGATAGCGGCATATAGTCTAGTGCAATGCAGTCAGTATAGTTGGCAATAGCTTAGGTGCTCACAGTTGAGGTAGAGAACAGGTGCTTGTAGTAGTGAGTACTTGcagtagagagagaggagaagcgTTGCCTGAGGGGCCCTGCTCAATGTAGTAAGTGTGCTTTTCTGGTACAAAGTGAACAGAATTAGTGAACTCATACTCACGGGTGACTTGTCCCTGACCGCCTTATACCCCCCTAGCCTTGTCTTTGAAGTATATAAGAGTGGTTAGAGCAGGGCTAGGGAGCTTTGTCAGTCCTCCTTCTGGTATTCTGTTCCTGTGTCTGAGACAGTATATCCCATATACTACTGTGTTCCCGATCATGTTTCCTGTGTTTCTGCCTTCTTGAGTATTCAGCGCTAAAGCACCAAAGATGTGTCTACTGCTGAAAGAACCAGTCTGTCAAGGCTGAGAGGGCCATTGTCTTCAAGTCCTGCAAAGTGCAGAGGTACTACAAGCCTATccaggggttggagaagttgcgTTTTACTGAAGGGCCCCCTTGCTGTTGCAGAGTCCTGTTCTGGCTAACGCCAAGGTCGGCTCCTACCAGCTATCACGTTGGTGACAAGTACTCATGGATGCGCCCACAGGTGACGTATCACATAAAGGTCGGAGAATTAGTACaggtttttctctcttttttttttaaaggttttatttatacAATTTATTTTAACAATAATATCAAAACATCAAAGCACTCAACAATTCCCGGGAACCTCAGAATCGGGTAGACTGAAGAGAACAAAGCAGAAAATACACCAGAATAATAGTAAGACATAAGTCCTGAATATCCAGGGCAGTCCAGAAGAAATGTCCTTGAGGCCGTATCTCGTAGTGAGATCAGGAGAGATATTTGTAGGCTACCTGAGGCCCAAGGCTACCAATAGGGTAACCTTATTAACCAGCTAGCAAGGTTGACCACAGCAATCACACTCACAtcagtgcagctcatccaggacgGCAGAtcaatgcaagctgtggcaagaaggtttactgtgtctgtcagcgtactGTCCAGgggctggaggcgctaccaggagacattgaggaggctgtaggagggcaacaacccagcagcaggaccgctacctccaccttttgcaaggaggaacaggaggagcactgccagagccctgcacaatgacctccagcagccacaaatttgcatgtgtctgcacaaacggttagaatccgactccatgaggatggtatgagggcccgatGTCCACAGATGGAGGTTGTGCTCAAAGCCCAACATcgtgcaggacgcttggcatttaccagagaacaccaggattggcaaatttgccattgatgccctgtgctcttcacagatgatagcaggttcacactgagcacatgtgacagacgggACAGAGTCAGGAGACGccatggagagcgatctgctgcctgcaacgtccTTCAGCATGAGCAGTTTGGCAGtgagtcagtaatggtgtggggggcCAAACAGcgctccatgtgctgccagaggtagcctgactgccattaggtaccaagatgagatcctcagagcccttgtgagaccatatgttgTGCAATTGGCccagggttcctcctaatgcaggacaatgctagacctcatgtggctgcaAGATGAagacattgaagctatggactggccgcccgttccccagacccGAATTTGATTGAGCACAtcagggacatcatgtctcgctccatcctcCAACATCATGTTGCAGCACAGACTGCAGGAGTTggcagatgctttagtccaggccTGGGagaagatccctcaggagaccattggccacctcatcaggagcatgcccgggccttgtagggaggtcatagacctcatcaggagcatgccccgggccttgtagggaggtcatacagacacctcatcaggagcatgcccgggccttgtagggaggtcatacagacacctcatcaggagcatgcccgggccttgtagggaggtcatacagacacctcatcaggagcatgcccgggccttgtagggaggtcatacagacacctcatcaggagcatgcccgatccttgtagggaggtcatacagccacctcatcaggagcatgcccgggccttgtagggaggtcatacagacacctcatcaggagcatgcccgggccttgtagggaggtcatacagacacctcatcaggagcatgcccgggtcttgtagggaggtcatacaggcacgtggaggccacacacaatactcagacTCACTGTCACTTGgtataaggacattacatcaaagggtgtttttccactttaattttgtgtgcgactccaaatccaggccgccattgggtaataaatgtgatttccattgatgaggTGTGtgggattttgttgtcagcacatttagctttgtacagaacaaagagTTCAATGAGAAGAtttcagtcacatctaggaggggttatCTGAGGGTTCCCTTCagttttttgagcagtgtatatttgTTAAAGGCTTGTCCAAGTCCTCAGTATGTGACATTTCAGGCTAGAGGTTGGTCCAGAAAAACTCTTAGAGGTCAATAACCCGTTGCTGGATGGTTTAAAAAGTGGGGCAGATGAGGATTCAGCCAGAGAGGCGTCCTGAGCAACCAGTAAGGAAAAGGACAGCCTAGTCTCCTCTGAGCCTTAGTCCAAGCGTACACCACCACTCTTACCGGAAGAAGAGGAGCCTCACTGACCCGCTCATATCTAAAAAAAGAGTACTGGCCAAGCCCTCACAAGAGCCAATGAGGGCTCCATAGGAAGAAGAAGCAGAATTACTTTAGTCGATGTCAAGCCACCAGTAAACATTAACCAGTTGAGAAGCGAAGTAGTAAGTATGGAGGTTTGGGGCTGCCAAGTCACCGTAATCTTTAGGGGCCTGAAGTGGGACGAGGCTAAATCTGGGAGACTTCCCCTGCCTGTAGAAAGCCCAAAGAATAGAATCCAGTTgtctaaaataggaaaagggggggagggggtatgacAGTTGTGCAGGAGACAAAGGAACTTGGGGAGGTAGATCATCTTTACTATATTTATCCACCCTAGAAGAGACAAGGGGAGGGATGCCCAGGTTTTAAGTTAAGATTCAGTGGCTTagatcagaagggagggggtctAGATTCTGAAGTTGAGTGACCTTAGGGGAGACGAGGACTCTTAGATATTTAAACTACTAAAAAGGGGCTGGGGGATGCTACAGCCAGGAGTATGGGGAAAAGAAGCCAATTTATACATAACCCCG from Dendropsophus ebraccatus isolate aDenEbr1 chromosome 1, aDenEbr1.pat, whole genome shotgun sequence includes these protein-coding regions:
- the LOC138787432 gene encoding E3 ubiquitin/ISG15 ligase TRIM25-like yields the protein MASADLRDELLCSICLNLYTDPVILRCGHNFCWDCIHQVLITQDGAGVYSCPQCRAEFQERPALIKNITLCNVAERLLSTQPHQEITGIRCTYCVDSPVPAVRSCLLCEASLCDKHLRYHSKSPEHVLTDPSTSLEKRKCSVHKKVLEYYCTEDDVCICVSCSLVGDHRGHRVEMLDEASEERKKKLRNVLRKLMTKREKTEERVRSVEERRRKAQEKASGEAKRVTALFIDIRRRLDDLEKRILSEISRQEETLSRSLSDVIQKLEIKKDELSRKMRHIEELCSMADPLTVLQDPDTGDLCDPEERGGDEDTGGHDTTHGVDVDVITGMLHAGFSDIVTHLQTISSPKTIKSQPPGVRSLPSHTQASPVSGRQYGGHGLIVRTGGAGGEGGIYGQGPADILLGVSTAHNILLISDDLKTATRTHTKQNRPETAARFQDYPQVMSSGGFSSGRHYWDVEIRGSGRWRVGMCYPSIDRRGEQSLIGDNNKSWILEGRWWNIQYTVIHDSKRTQLPQISSNRVRICLDYEAGRLSFYELCDPIRHLHTFTATFTEPLHAALCVCDGSIKISG